A single window of Methylacidimicrobium sp. AP8 DNA harbors:
- a CDS encoding isoprenyl transferase has protein sequence MKPPTHVAIIMDGNGRWARARSLPRVEGHRAGFEAAREVVRTAAEVGVAFLTLYAFSVENWKRPPKEVSALMALLENFLAEAEPELIANDVRLKAIGRLVDLPAGLRKKIEAVSLRTARGRKLTLSLALSYSGRIEIVTAARQMADEVLRGVLRPAEIDEASFRRHLYTGEDPDPDLLIRTSGEMRLSNFLLWQVSYSEIYFTDVLWPDFRRDAFLRALEEYGRRRRRFGRLEREELE, from the coding sequence TTGAAACCGCCGACCCATGTGGCCATCATCATGGACGGAAACGGCCGATGGGCCCGTGCGCGGAGCCTGCCCCGGGTCGAAGGGCATCGAGCCGGATTCGAGGCGGCCCGTGAAGTGGTACGCACGGCGGCCGAAGTCGGGGTCGCCTTCCTGACTCTCTACGCGTTTTCCGTGGAGAACTGGAAGCGGCCGCCCAAGGAAGTCTCGGCTCTGATGGCTCTTCTTGAGAACTTCCTCGCAGAGGCGGAGCCCGAACTGATCGCCAACGACGTGCGCCTAAAGGCGATCGGCCGTCTCGTCGACCTGCCCGCCGGGTTGCGGAAGAAGATCGAAGCGGTGAGCCTCCGGACCGCTCGGGGCCGCAAGCTGACTCTTTCGCTCGCCCTCAGCTATAGCGGCCGGATCGAGATCGTGACGGCCGCCCGACAGATGGCGGACGAGGTGCTGCGGGGAGTCCTGCGGCCGGCGGAGATCGACGAGGCCTCCTTTCGCCGGCACCTCTACACGGGCGAGGATCCCGATCCCGATCTGCTGATCCGCACCAGCGGAGAGATGAGGCTCAGCAACTTTCTCTTATGGCAGGTCTCCTATTCCGAGATCTATTTCACCGATGTCCTTTGGCCGGATTTTCGCCGGGACGCATTCCTGCGGGCTCTGGAAGAATACGGTCGAAGGCGGCGGCGGTTCGGCCGTTTGGAGAGGGAGGAACTGGAATGA
- a CDS encoding phosphatidate cytidylyltransferase — MNKRPGWLARSGSSAVLWSVVLGVVLLGWRTGEILIVAIFSTVAQWEFYSMQEQKGATVFKYLGIGFGLLFFVLLWYFRVAHPGAANLFPAWEESLFVLAVVVLLLRVVWGSRGNLLPLETAGLTLLGVVYVPFLFSFLCRIALEPNNYSEPRLAALFVVLVTKLGDTGAFIAGSLLGRHRLLPRISPKKTWEGLAGGLAAALLASLVIVFLCGRGLMRFRLLDTILLGLGLGFLGVWGDLAKSAAKRDAHVKDSGHWIPGIGGALDLVDSLLFTAPAFYFYGLARFGGTGAAWMPVPR, encoded by the coding sequence ATGAATAAGAGGCCCGGATGGCTCGCAAGAAGCGGCTCATCGGCGGTACTCTGGAGTGTCGTGCTCGGCGTGGTCCTGCTCGGATGGCGCACGGGAGAGATCCTCATCGTGGCGATCTTCTCGACGGTCGCTCAGTGGGAATTTTACTCCATGCAGGAGCAGAAGGGCGCGACCGTCTTCAAATATCTAGGCATCGGGTTCGGCCTTTTGTTTTTTGTGCTTCTCTGGTATTTCCGGGTCGCCCATCCGGGCGCCGCCAACCTCTTCCCGGCCTGGGAAGAGTCGCTCTTCGTCCTGGCGGTCGTCGTGCTGCTCCTTCGTGTTGTTTGGGGCTCCCGGGGGAATCTTTTGCCTTTGGAAACCGCGGGCCTCACCCTCCTCGGGGTGGTCTACGTGCCCTTTCTTTTCAGCTTCTTGTGCAGGATTGCCTTGGAGCCGAATAACTACTCTGAACCACGCCTGGCCGCGCTCTTCGTGGTGCTGGTCACAAAGCTCGGAGACACAGGCGCCTTCATTGCCGGTTCCCTCCTGGGCAGGCACCGGCTGCTGCCCCGGATCAGCCCGAAGAAAACCTGGGAGGGGTTGGCGGGCGGCCTCGCCGCCGCGCTTTTGGCCAGCTTGGTCATCGTCTTCCTTTGCGGGCGGGGCCTGATGCGCTTTCGGCTCCTCGATACGATATTGTTGGGATTGGGTCTCGGCTTCCTCGGTGTTTGGGGGGATCTGGCGAAGAGCGCGGCCAAACGTGACGCGCACGTGAAGGATTCCGGCCATTGGATTCCTGGGATCGGAGGGGCGCTCGACCTTGTCGACAGCCTGCTCTTTACAGCGCCTGCGTTCTACTTTTACGGGTTGGCCCGATTCGGCGGAACCGGCGCGGCATGGATGCCCGTTCCCCGGTAG
- a CDS encoding phosphatidylserine decarboxylase family protein: MLPPALRDALPLLGIVGALALFFLLLPFGWSRLFGTLLLLLFGFMLFFFRDPDRQGTLDPDAILAPADGKVVVVDVVPQSPFSTRPMRRIAIFLSIFDVHVNRAPVAGKVVKIAYERGSFLDARRTEAAERNERQDWWIATPRGTVGVRQIAGLVARRIVRWAGEGDSVRRGERIGMIRFGSRTELYLPEECRVLVERGGVVHAGETVVGRWP, encoded by the coding sequence ATGCTTCCTCCTGCTCTGCGAGACGCACTACCTCTTCTGGGAATCGTCGGTGCGCTCGCGCTTTTCTTTCTCCTTCTCCCGTTCGGCTGGAGCCGCCTTTTTGGAACCCTGCTTCTTCTCCTGTTCGGATTCATGCTCTTCTTCTTTCGGGATCCCGACCGGCAGGGAACCCTGGATCCGGACGCGATACTGGCTCCGGCCGACGGGAAAGTGGTGGTGGTGGACGTCGTCCCGCAAAGCCCATTTTCCACCCGTCCCATGCGCCGAATCGCGATCTTTCTCTCGATCTTCGATGTGCATGTGAACCGGGCCCCGGTGGCGGGAAAAGTGGTAAAGATCGCATATGAACGGGGAAGCTTTTTGGATGCGCGTCGCACGGAAGCGGCGGAACGGAATGAGCGGCAGGATTGGTGGATCGCCACTCCGCGCGGAACGGTCGGAGTACGGCAGATCGCGGGCTTGGTCGCCCGGCGGATCGTCCGCTGGGCCGGAGAGGGAGATTCGGTCCGCAGAGGGGAGAGGATCGGAATGATCCGGTTCGGCTCCCGGACCGAACTCTACCTGCCCGAGGAGTGCCGCGTTCTCGTCGAGCGGGGTGGTGTCGTTCATGCGGGGGAGACCGTGGTGGGCCGGTGGCCGTGA
- the pssA gene encoding CDP-diacylglycerol--serine O-phosphatidyltransferase gives MAVKAHENEGKVYLLPSLMTAGNLLCGFLAILKILEASILRDSELSGWIHAYKTSLDFILAAFVFDLLDGRVARLGGKESAFGREFDSLADLISFGVAPALLVFEIVLYQFPHRLGWIVAATYLVCGALRLARFNVYAARSEENKEVFTGFPIPAAAGLVSSLTLFLLSLYETDRDLKQGWGRYVLAVLLLLLSFMMFSKLRYPSFKGVGLRTQRSLPKFLLVFATVALTVIYYKWMLAVDFLAYFLFGIIRPLLSPHWRQALERETEEEGEVASE, from the coding sequence GTGGCCGTGAAAGCACACGAAAACGAGGGCAAGGTCTACCTGCTGCCGAGCCTGATGACCGCGGGGAACCTGCTCTGCGGCTTTCTTGCCATCCTCAAGATCCTGGAAGCGAGTATCCTGCGCGACAGCGAGCTGTCCGGATGGATCCATGCGTACAAGACGAGCCTGGACTTTATCCTGGCCGCCTTCGTCTTCGATCTGCTCGACGGACGGGTCGCCCGCCTCGGCGGCAAAGAGAGCGCTTTCGGGCGTGAGTTCGACTCGCTGGCCGATCTGATTTCCTTCGGGGTCGCCCCCGCACTCCTGGTCTTTGAGATCGTCCTTTACCAGTTCCCCCATCGGCTCGGATGGATCGTAGCGGCCACCTACCTTGTCTGCGGCGCCCTTCGCCTGGCCCGTTTCAACGTGTATGCCGCGAGATCCGAGGAGAACAAGGAGGTCTTCACCGGCTTTCCGATTCCCGCTGCGGCAGGGTTGGTCTCTTCCCTCACTCTCTTTTTGCTTTCCCTCTACGAAACCGATCGGGATCTCAAGCAGGGATGGGGCCGGTATGTGCTGGCGGTCCTTCTCCTGCTCCTTTCCTTCATGATGTTCAGCAAGCTGCGCTACCCTAGCTTTAAAGGGGTGGGCCTGCGGACCCAGCGTTCGCTACCGAAATTCCTGTTGGTGTTCGCCACCGTCGCCCTGACGGTGATTTACTATAAGTGGATGCTGGCCGTGGACTTCTTGGCTTACTTCCTCTTCGGCATCATTCGGCCGCTTCTTTCCCCGCACTGGCGGCAAGCTTTGGAGCGGGAGACCGAGGAAGAAGGGGAGGTGGCTTCGGAGTGA
- a CDS encoding KamA family radical SAM protein: protein MSCRDCDFCSAGKGFWADVPDEQWNDWRWQLRHRLTSLEEIDGRLKLTDSERRGILLASSRKLALAITPYFFTLLAPEDPDCPVRRQVIPRAEELLRAPYEMSDPCGEDKDMVAPGLVHRYPDRVLFLVTDRCASYCRYCTRSRIVSGVGEQHLSVDIEQALAYLWEHREVRDVLLSGGDPLLLSDVRLRELLGRLREIPHIEIVRIGTRVPIFLPQRVTPDLCGLLREFHPLWINIHANHAAELTAEVRDALGRLADAGIPLGNQSVLLRGVNDSADAVRDLVHKLVRARVRPYYLYQCDLIEGTDHLRVPIEEGIRIMRRLRGYTTGFAVPQYVVDGPGGGGKIPLNPEYLIGEEGGQILLRNFLGKEYRYPSCRPLQRNPGNTPHPAS, encoded by the coding sequence TTGAGCTGCCGCGATTGCGACTTTTGTTCGGCGGGGAAAGGTTTCTGGGCCGACGTTCCGGATGAGCAGTGGAACGATTGGCGGTGGCAGCTTCGCCACCGACTCACTTCGCTCGAGGAGATCGACGGACGCCTCAAGCTGACAGACAGCGAAAGGCGGGGCATCCTGCTCGCCTCTTCGCGGAAGCTGGCCTTGGCCATCACCCCCTATTTCTTTACGCTGCTAGCTCCGGAAGATCCCGACTGTCCCGTCCGGCGCCAGGTCATTCCGCGGGCCGAAGAGCTTCTCCGCGCCCCCTACGAGATGAGCGACCCCTGCGGTGAGGACAAGGACATGGTCGCTCCGGGGCTCGTCCATCGCTATCCCGATCGGGTTCTCTTTCTGGTGACCGATCGGTGCGCCAGCTACTGCCGCTATTGCACTCGATCGCGGATTGTGAGCGGGGTAGGCGAGCAGCATCTGTCGGTCGACATCGAACAGGCGCTGGCCTACCTTTGGGAGCATCGGGAGGTGAGGGACGTCCTGCTCTCTGGGGGGGATCCGCTCCTGCTCTCCGACGTGCGGCTCCGAGAGCTGCTCGGCCGCCTGCGGGAGATTCCTCACATCGAGATCGTGCGAATCGGTACCCGGGTCCCGATATTTCTCCCGCAACGCGTGACTCCGGACCTTTGCGGTCTGCTGCGGGAGTTTCACCCGCTTTGGATCAACATCCACGCCAATCACGCGGCCGAGTTGACCGCGGAGGTTCGCGATGCGCTCGGGCGCTTGGCCGATGCGGGGATTCCGCTCGGCAACCAGTCGGTTCTCTTACGCGGCGTCAATGATTCGGCCGATGCCGTGCGCGATCTGGTTCATAAGCTGGTTCGCGCGCGGGTCCGTCCCTACTACCTCTATCAGTGCGATCTGATCGAGGGGACCGATCACCTCCGGGTCCCGATCGAAGAGGGGATCCGGATCATGCGGCGCCTTCGGGGATATACCACCGGCTTCGCCGTTCCTCAGTACGTCGTGGACGGGCCGGGCGGCGGGGGAAAGATCCCCCTCAATCCTGAATACCTGATCGGGGAGGAGGGAGGGCAGATCCTCCTTCGGAATTTCCTCGGAAAAGAGTATCGTTATCCTTCTTGCCGCCCGTTGCAGCGCAACCCCGGCAACACTCCTCATCCGGCTTCCTGA
- a CDS encoding class I SAM-dependent rRNA methyltransferase, with the protein MPVDPTPIRHPLPPGISGRLQLQRQGMHRCLHGHPWIYRSELAQIEGDPADGDCVEVRDARGERIGCGIWSSRSQISVRLYSRREEPLDGPLLARRLDAALAYRNSLGLWRPESTEALRLVWSESDGLPGLVVDRYQDWLVAQFLTAGMERRAAEVVSLLRERTGLSRIILRNDALVRLQENLPLEKKVLSGVYGDPLWIRQNGVWLPARLLDGQKTGLYLDQKENYLEVAAWAAGRRVLDLFCYQGTFSLFCAAAGAASCTAVDQSGAALEAGRAAAEKAGAAIDWVQENVFDWLRRAQEEKRQYDLIVLDPPSFTKTKAQRPSAVRGYHELHLRALRLLSPGGILASFCCSHHFGLSEWKELIGRASWEANAPLRLRKILSQSSDHPILPTVPETEYLKGCLLERE; encoded by the coding sequence GTGCCTGTGGACCCGACGCCGATCCGGCATCCCCTTCCTCCGGGGATTTCCGGACGACTCCAGCTCCAGCGGCAGGGAATGCATCGATGCCTACATGGGCACCCCTGGATCTATCGAAGCGAGCTGGCGCAAATCGAAGGCGACCCCGCCGACGGCGACTGCGTGGAGGTAAGGGACGCCCGGGGCGAAAGGATCGGCTGCGGCATCTGGAGCAGCCGCTCGCAGATCTCGGTTCGACTCTACTCGCGGCGGGAAGAACCCCTGGACGGACCTCTCCTCGCCCGGCGGCTCGACGCCGCCCTCGCTTACCGGAATTCCCTCGGCCTCTGGAGACCGGAGAGCACGGAGGCGTTGCGACTCGTCTGGTCGGAATCGGACGGGCTTCCCGGGCTGGTGGTCGATCGCTACCAGGATTGGCTGGTCGCTCAGTTTCTCACCGCCGGCATGGAGAGGAGGGCGGCCGAAGTCGTCTCCCTGCTCCGGGAAAGGACAGGACTCTCTCGGATCATCCTGCGCAATGATGCGCTTGTGCGGCTTCAGGAAAACCTTCCTCTCGAGAAGAAGGTCCTCTCGGGCGTCTATGGGGATCCTCTCTGGATTCGGCAAAACGGAGTTTGGCTGCCGGCACGGCTGCTGGATGGGCAAAAGACAGGGCTCTATCTGGATCAGAAGGAGAACTATCTCGAAGTCGCCGCGTGGGCTGCGGGGCGGCGGGTGCTCGACCTTTTCTGCTATCAGGGGACCTTCTCCCTTTTCTGCGCGGCGGCCGGCGCCGCCTCCTGCACGGCGGTCGATCAGTCGGGTGCGGCCCTCGAGGCCGGCCGGGCTGCGGCGGAAAAGGCGGGTGCGGCGATCGATTGGGTGCAGGAGAATGTCTTCGACTGGCTGCGAAGAGCGCAAGAGGAGAAGCGGCAGTACGATCTGATCGTCCTCGATCCCCCGTCGTTTACGAAGACCAAGGCCCAACGCCCCTCCGCCGTCCGGGGCTATCACGAGCTCCACCTGCGGGCGCTGCGGTTGCTCTCCCCAGGCGGAATCCTGGCCAGTTTCTGCTGCTCTCACCACTTCGGCCTCAGCGAGTGGAAGGAGCTGATCGGGCGAGCTTCTTGGGAGGCCAATGCGCCGCTTCGGCTTCGGAAGATCCTCAGCCAGTCCTCGGACCATCCGATCCTGCCCACGGTCCCCGAGACCGAATACCTCAAGGGGTGCCTGCTGGAGAGGGAGTAG
- the bglX gene encoding beta-glucosidase BglX — MNARPSPPDPRELLSRMTIEEKVGQLVQMAPSRAAGRLSSEEKRRVREGRVGSFLNWRHPAGMAEAQRLAREESRLGIPLLFAFDILHGFHTVFPIPLALAATWNPPLVEEVARLSAREGRAAGIHWTFAPMVDVCRDPRWGRIAEGPGEDPFLASELASAWVRGFQGEDLASRERVAACAKHFVGYGAGEGGRDYAAVDLSLGKLLEVYLPPFAAAVRAGAASVMAAFPSINGLPAAANPFLLQTLLRRKLGFRGVVVSDWNAVGELPVHGVAADVEEAARLALEAGVDVDMASGLFAEKLPGLIRAGKVPVSLLDQAALRVLELKAQLGLWSSPPEPQAASRTGPLPAASRGLALRAAREAIILLRNQDELLPLPPRLRSIAVVGPLADDRKNPLGPWPGAGREEDVVTVLEGIRSRAPAGTRVLFAPGCAVDDPSTAGFAEAVSLAKSAEIVVAVVGEPARMSGEAASRADLGLPRPQEELVRALVETGRPVVAILCSGRPLALPWIAEHLPAVLAAWFLGVESGNALADILFGISGPVGRLPVTVPRSVGQIPIYYGRTNTGRPPGSGRDVSGYIDLPESPLFPFGYGLAYTRFAYREIRVAPPVVRRGQSLEASVIVANAGLRAGAETVQLYLRDRVASRTRPVAELKAFQRVSLEPGEERRIRFSLPSETLAFIGPDGELRWEAGDFELRIGPSAASGPTAAFRLENEPWPTPSPAGTP; from the coding sequence ATGAATGCCCGACCCTCGCCCCCCGATCCGCGGGAGCTTCTTTCCCGCATGACGATCGAAGAGAAGGTGGGCCAGCTTGTGCAGATGGCGCCGAGCCGAGCGGCCGGCCGGCTCTCCTCCGAAGAGAAGCGCCGGGTCCGGGAAGGAAGGGTAGGTAGTTTTCTCAACTGGCGCCATCCGGCGGGGATGGCGGAGGCTCAGCGGCTGGCCCGGGAAGAATCCCGCCTCGGCATCCCCCTGCTTTTCGCCTTCGATATCCTGCATGGCTTCCATACAGTCTTCCCCATCCCCTTGGCGCTCGCCGCCACCTGGAATCCCCCCCTAGTGGAGGAGGTCGCCCGACTCTCTGCCCGGGAGGGGCGGGCCGCCGGCATCCATTGGACCTTCGCGCCCATGGTCGACGTCTGCCGGGACCCCCGTTGGGGTCGAATCGCCGAAGGACCGGGGGAAGATCCGTTCCTGGCCTCGGAGCTCGCCTCGGCTTGGGTCCGCGGATTCCAAGGAGAGGATCTGGCCTCGAGAGAACGGGTGGCCGCCTGCGCGAAGCACTTCGTCGGCTACGGCGCAGGCGAGGGAGGGCGGGATTATGCCGCCGTCGACCTCTCCCTCGGCAAGCTCCTGGAGGTCTATCTTCCGCCGTTCGCCGCCGCGGTCCGCGCCGGGGCGGCTTCGGTTATGGCGGCGTTTCCCAGCATCAACGGGCTGCCGGCGGCGGCCAACCCATTCCTTCTCCAAACTCTCCTGCGGCGAAAGCTCGGCTTCCGGGGCGTGGTCGTGAGCGACTGGAACGCCGTCGGCGAGCTGCCGGTCCACGGGGTCGCCGCGGACGTGGAGGAGGCGGCCCGGCTCGCGCTGGAGGCGGGGGTGGATGTCGACATGGCGAGCGGCCTCTTTGCCGAGAAGCTGCCCGGGCTGATCCGGGCGGGCAAAGTGCCGGTATCGCTCCTCGACCAGGCGGCCCTGCGCGTCCTGGAGCTCAAGGCCCAGCTCGGCCTTTGGAGCAGCCCGCCGGAGCCCCAGGCGGCTTCGCGAACCGGCCCGCTCCCGGCCGCCTCCCGCGGCCTCGCCCTGCGGGCGGCTCGGGAGGCAATCATCCTTCTCCGGAATCAAGACGAGCTCCTCCCGCTTCCTCCCCGGCTCCGGTCGATCGCCGTCGTCGGTCCCCTCGCCGACGACCGAAAGAACCCCTTGGGCCCCTGGCCGGGTGCCGGGCGCGAAGAGGATGTCGTCACGGTCCTAGAAGGCATCCGGAGCCGCGCCCCCGCGGGCACGCGCGTTCTCTTCGCCCCCGGCTGCGCCGTCGACGACCCGTCAACCGCCGGTTTCGCGGAGGCCGTCTCCCTCGCGAAGTCGGCGGAGATCGTCGTAGCGGTGGTCGGCGAGCCGGCGCGAATGAGCGGGGAAGCCGCCTCGCGAGCCGATCTCGGGCTGCCGCGGCCGCAGGAAGAGCTCGTCCGCGCGCTTGTCGAGACCGGCCGGCCGGTGGTGGCAATCCTCTGCAGCGGGCGGCCGCTGGCCCTGCCGTGGATCGCCGAGCATCTTCCGGCGGTGCTGGCCGCCTGGTTCCTCGGCGTGGAATCGGGAAACGCCCTCGCCGATATCCTCTTCGGGATTTCCGGTCCGGTGGGCCGTCTTCCTGTGACTGTTCCCCGTTCCGTCGGCCAAATCCCGATCTACTACGGCCGCACGAACACGGGCCGGCCTCCGGGAAGCGGTCGGGATGTTTCGGGATACATCGACCTGCCGGAAAGCCCGCTCTTCCCGTTCGGCTACGGGCTCGCCTATACCCGCTTCGCTTACCGGGAGATCCGGGTGGCCCCCCCGGTCGTCAGGCGCGGGCAATCGCTGGAAGCGAGCGTGATCGTGGCCAACGCCGGCCTACGGGCCGGAGCGGAAACCGTCCAGCTTTACCTCCGGGACCGGGTGGCGAGCCGGACCCGCCCCGTCGCCGAGCTCAAAGCCTTTCAGCGCGTCTCTCTTGAACCGGGCGAAGAACGCCGGATCCGGTTCTCCCTCCCTTCCGAAACGCTCGCGTTCATCGGGCCGGATGGGGAACTCCGGTGGGAAGCGGGTGATTTCGAGCTTCGGATCGGCCCCTCCGCCGCTTCCGGGCCCACCGCCGCCTTCCGTTTGGAGAACGAACCGTGGCCTACTCCCTCTCCAGCAGGCACCCCTTGA
- a CDS encoding glucan biosynthesis protein: MALLSRKTLKIHLVFGTAALLLFLFIVRETRYRPPLRFENVIEEARRKASEPYAAPTVPAFLAKLTYDQYRRIRWRDEDLLWRDAALPFQIGFFHPGYLFNQPIRCFQVDRKGVQPIPYLPRFFDFGGAIPIQKLPPNLGYAGFRIYYPLERRDRLAEVASFLGASYFRVVGKNMTFGLSARGLAIDTTAERPEEFPSFTRFWFREPSSSARTLLFYALLDGPSVAGAYRFELEPGAETLLRVRAVIFLRRERQEIGLAPLTSMFWYGENTDIPAGNRHPEVHDSDGLLLRLGEEDWFWCPLEAGKERRVSDFPAGDLRGFGLLQRDRDFSHYDDFDMMYERRPSCWVEPVGSWAAGTIRLVELATVDANLDNVVAYLVPGKRPKPGEPFTVEYTLRWFLDNPQLPPLGRCLATRVERIPGEALRRFILEFGGNRLRSLGEGAPLQALVDSDPPAAIGEIHVLKNPVEGSWRVTFTAAPPSASSAPTRLRCRLELEQEALTETWIYPFYP; this comes from the coding sequence ATGGCACTCCTTTCCCGAAAGACGTTAAAGATCCATCTGGTTTTCGGGACCGCGGCGCTGCTTCTCTTTCTCTTCATCGTGCGGGAGACCCGCTATCGTCCGCCGCTGCGCTTCGAGAATGTCATCGAGGAGGCCCGGAGAAAGGCCTCCGAACCCTACGCCGCGCCGACCGTGCCCGCTTTTTTGGCAAAATTGACCTATGACCAGTACCGACGGATCCGCTGGCGCGACGAAGATCTTCTGTGGCGCGACGCGGCTCTTCCGTTCCAGATCGGCTTTTTTCATCCGGGCTACCTCTTCAACCAGCCGATCCGCTGCTTCCAGGTCGATCGGAAGGGTGTGCAGCCGATCCCCTATCTGCCGCGCTTCTTTGATTTCGGAGGAGCGATTCCTATCCAGAAACTGCCCCCCAATCTGGGATACGCCGGCTTTCGCATCTACTATCCCCTGGAGAGGCGGGATCGGCTGGCCGAAGTCGCTTCTTTTCTGGGGGCGAGCTACTTCCGGGTGGTCGGAAAAAACATGACCTTCGGCCTTTCGGCACGAGGGCTGGCGATCGACACGACGGCCGAGCGCCCCGAGGAATTTCCTTCCTTTACTCGCTTCTGGTTCCGCGAGCCTTCGTCGAGCGCCCGCACCCTGCTCTTCTACGCTCTGCTGGACGGACCCTCGGTCGCCGGAGCCTACCGATTCGAGCTCGAGCCGGGGGCCGAAACCCTCCTTCGGGTCCGGGCGGTGATCTTCCTCCGGCGCGAGCGGCAAGAGATCGGGCTGGCTCCCTTGACGAGCATGTTCTGGTACGGAGAGAATACCGATATCCCTGCCGGCAACCGGCACCCCGAGGTTCACGATTCCGACGGGCTGCTCCTTCGGCTCGGGGAGGAGGATTGGTTCTGGTGCCCGCTCGAGGCGGGCAAGGAACGGCGGGTGAGCGACTTTCCGGCCGGCGACCTCCGGGGGTTCGGACTTCTCCAGCGGGACCGGGATTTCTCCCATTACGACGACTTCGACATGATGTATGAACGCAGGCCGAGTTGCTGGGTGGAGCCCGTAGGGAGCTGGGCGGCGGGAACGATTCGTCTCGTCGAGCTGGCGACCGTCGACGCGAACCTGGACAACGTCGTCGCCTACTTGGTGCCCGGCAAGCGGCCCAAGCCCGGCGAGCCTTTCACCGTGGAATACACCCTTCGCTGGTTCCTGGACAATCCCCAGCTTCCCCCTCTCGGCCGTTGCCTGGCGACCCGTGTCGAAAGGATACCCGGAGAAGCCCTCCGCCGTTTCATCCTTGAGTTCGGGGGAAACCGGCTCCGGTCCCTGGGAGAGGGTGCTCCGCTGCAAGCTCTGGTGGACAGCGATCCTCCGGCGGCCATCGGAGAGATCCATGTCTTGAAAAATCCCGTAGAGGGCTCCTGGAGAGTAACTTTTACGGCTGCGCCTCCTTCTGCATCCTCGGCGCCGACGCGGCTCCGCTGCCGGCTCGAGCTTGAGCAGGAGGCGCTCACCGAAACGTGGATCTATCCTTTCTATCCCTGA